Part of the Mya arenaria isolate MELC-2E11 chromosome 8, ASM2691426v1 genome, TAGGGCTATGGTCTGAGTTTAATCTTTCTACACGTCAAAACCATGGAGTCGCAGCAAACATTGAGCATATTAATTGCCATCTGTGCTATAATTTACTTCACATGGTTCCGAGGACCATCGATGCCATCTGTTGTCACCGAAACACTTGACAATGAATACGATTACATCGTGGTCGGTGCCGGATCAGCAGGTGCTGTCATTGCCGCGAGGCTGTCGGAGGACGTCGGTTCCCGCGTTCTTCTGTTGGAGGCTGGAGGAGACTACACAACCAACGCCTCATACCACGTTCCTATCCAATTCTTCGACCTCCAGAAAACCAGTGCAGACTGGCAGTACTATACCGTGCCTCAAAAATATTCCCACCAAGGAATGGTAGAAGAACGTTCATACTGGCCTCGTGGAAGACTTCTTGGAGGTTCTAGCATTTTTAACGCCATGCAGTATACGCGGGGAAGCCGCCATGATTACGATGAATGGGCAGATATGGGTTGCGACGGATGGAGTTACGAAGATGTTCTACCATACTTCTTAAAATCTGAGGACATATTGATAGACGATTTAAAATCATCAAAGTATCACAACACAGGAGGTTACATTGGAATCAGCACGGGTGGGGTCACCCCGATTGCCGACGTTTATCTGAAAGCGGGACAAGAAATGGGATACAAGCTTAACGACTACAATGGGGAAATACACCAGGGATGGAGCCCAATGCAGCTTACAATTCGCAAAGGGGTGCGCAGCAGCACGTCTCTAGAGTTCCTCGGGAGGGCAAAGGGACGACCAAATCTTCATGTTGGCATTCACAGTCTTGTGACAAAAATAGCGTTTGAAAACAAGCGTGCTACAGGAGTTTATGCAATTAGGAATGGGAGGAAATATTTCTTCAAAGCAAAAAAAGAAGTCATTGTATCCGCAGGAGCGGTAAACTCTCCACAGCTGCTTATGCTTTCTGGCATAGGGCCAAGAGAACATCTAGAGGATCTTAATATTATAGTAGAGGCAGATCTTCCAGTTGGCGAAAACCTCCAAGACC contains:
- the LOC128244693 gene encoding glucose dehydrogenase [FAD, quinone]-like; protein product: MESQQTLSILIAICAIIYFTWFRGPSMPSVVTETLDNEYDYIVVGAGSAGAVIAARLSEDVGSRVLLLEAGGDYTTNASYHVPIQFFDLQKTSADWQYYTVPQKYSHQGMVEERSYWPRGRLLGGSSIFNAMQYTRGSRHDYDEWADMGCDGWSYEDVLPYFLKSEDILIDDLKSSKYHNTGGYIGISTGGVTPIADVYLKAGQEMGYKLNDYNGEIHQGWSPMQLTIRKGVRSSTSLEFLGRAKGRPNLHVGIHSLVTKIAFENKRATGVYAIRNGRKYFFKAKKEVIVSAGAVNSPQLLMLSGIGPREHLEDLNIIVEADLPVGENLQDHMMIHMVSPITEDIGITFNKINSWVTDLQYKMFGTGIKSIAGVDANSFFCTYDTKQKDCAADIQFMIYSGLLDTNYFCFKDDVAKAFLAQNPNMPGFTTALSLLDPRSVGTIRLKSDDPFEYPLIDPNYLSNERDVDTYIKGIRLWEKYLATPAMKKIGATVEKMKLPFCKQHKFQSDDYWVCVVRHLAYTVYHPSGTCKMGRVDDPTSVVDPQLRVKGIKGLRVADASIMPNIISGNTNAPVIMIGEKAADLIRGKVTVDHLKRKL